The following proteins come from a genomic window of Legionella cherrii:
- a CDS encoding DMT family transporter: protein MSNKTYSNPGYWYAILSAVLFGAATPAAKFLLDKIHPLLLAGLLYLGSAVGLFIIFFFQRYLTKSATKEASLRSSDLPWLSSAVLLGGIIGPVLLMVGLMRLPAASASLLLNLESVFTAVIAWFAFKEHVDRNIALGMMSIVIGSFMLSWKGSLTYQSLSGPSLIAGACLCWAIDNNLTRKISAANPLQIAMIKSLVAGLTNITIAMVFGAILPSSVFIISAGIVGFLGYGVSLLLFILGLRHIGTARTGAYFALAPFVGAGFAIIFLNEPVSVQLLLASLFMGIGIWLHLSEHHSHAHQHEAIEHEHRHTHDEHHQHEHQPTDPPGEPHTHWHQHKPLYHTHPHFPDIHHRHKH from the coding sequence ATGAGCAATAAAACGTACAGCAATCCAGGATACTGGTATGCCATTCTTTCTGCGGTCCTGTTCGGTGCGGCGACCCCCGCTGCTAAATTTTTATTAGATAAAATTCATCCATTATTGTTAGCGGGATTACTTTATCTTGGGTCTGCAGTGGGTTTATTTATTATATTTTTCTTCCAACGTTACCTGACGAAATCAGCAACGAAAGAGGCCTCTCTGCGATCCAGTGATTTACCCTGGCTTAGCAGCGCAGTATTACTTGGAGGTATTATTGGTCCTGTTTTATTGATGGTAGGATTAATGAGGCTTCCTGCAGCATCTGCCTCATTATTGTTAAATCTTGAATCAGTGTTTACAGCAGTAATTGCATGGTTTGCATTTAAAGAACATGTCGATCGCAATATAGCCCTAGGTATGATGTCTATTGTGATTGGCAGCTTTATGCTGTCATGGAAAGGGAGTTTAACTTATCAAAGCCTTTCTGGTCCTTCACTCATTGCCGGAGCATGTTTGTGTTGGGCAATAGACAATAACCTAACAAGAAAAATCTCTGCTGCTAATCCTTTGCAAATTGCAATGATCAAAAGTCTCGTTGCTGGATTAACCAATATCACAATTGCTATGGTTTTCGGAGCTATCCTTCCCTCCTCTGTGTTTATAATTTCTGCAGGCATAGTTGGGTTCTTAGGCTATGGGGTCAGTTTATTATTGTTCATTTTGGGATTACGCCATATTGGTACCGCCAGGACAGGGGCTTATTTTGCACTGGCGCCGTTTGTCGGTGCCGGATTTGCAATTATTTTTTTAAATGAGCCCGTGAGCGTGCAACTGCTTCTTGCCTCCCTTTTCATGGGGATTGGTATTTGGTTACACCTTTCAGAGCATCATTCACATGCTCATCAACATGAAGCAATAGAACATGAGCATCGACATACCCATGATGAGCATCATCAACATGAGCATCAACCTACAGATCCACCTGGTGAACCTCATACCCACTGGCATCAACATAAGCCGTTATATCATACTCATCCTCATTTTCCAGACATCCATCATCGGCATAAACACTAG
- a CDS encoding arsenate reductase family protein: MILMFAIPNCDTVKKARTFLERNKIDYEFIDFKKKPPTQAQIQAWSEYLGELPINKKGTTYRKYKDDFEALSDAEKIDFIIANPSLIKRPILLQNGKTIAVGFNEEQYKKLMNS, from the coding sequence ATGATCTTGATGTTTGCAATTCCCAATTGTGATACGGTGAAAAAAGCGCGTACGTTTTTAGAACGTAATAAAATTGATTACGAGTTTATTGATTTCAAAAAAAAGCCGCCAACCCAAGCCCAAATTCAGGCCTGGAGTGAGTATTTAGGGGAGCTTCCCATCAATAAAAAAGGCACGACCTACCGGAAATATAAAGACGATTTTGAAGCATTGAGCGATGCTGAAAAAATTGATTTTATTATTGCGAATCCATCACTCATCAAGAGACCTATTTTGTTGCAAAATGGGAAAACAATCGCGGTGGGTTTTAACGAAGAACAATATAAAAAACTCATGAACTCTTGA
- a CDS encoding outer membrane protein, translating to MSARSFFFSLASCLSLSSLASAGSMGLTAPAQGFHPVVTLFGGVAGLDVKTNSTQSFSGTDDEQFIYFSKKHNQTTGFVGGFLGTEYQLPHPGLFLQAGIEYDYFGNVRIKGLNAVGIEPDTSTFYNYSWRIQTQQVLAVAKLFTTTELTLGAPHQFFPYLSVGLGAAFNNANEFSATTEETGSINITPTFNDHTQSAFSYTLGIGVDTPINQQMRFGVGYRFSDFGKASLDEGQVVFQQYKAPVPFALSTAHTYANQFMVQLSYVA from the coding sequence ATGTCAGCAAGGAGCTTTTTTTTTAGCTTGGCCAGTTGCCTCTCACTGTCTTCTCTTGCCAGCGCCGGCAGCATGGGCTTAACAGCACCAGCCCAAGGTTTCCATCCAGTCGTAACTCTCTTTGGCGGTGTTGCCGGCCTTGATGTGAAAACAAACTCGACACAATCTTTTAGCGGAACGGATGACGAACAATTCATTTATTTCAGCAAAAAACATAATCAAACCACGGGTTTCGTAGGGGGATTTCTTGGCACTGAATATCAGCTGCCCCACCCTGGGCTTTTCCTGCAAGCGGGTATTGAATACGACTACTTCGGCAATGTGCGCATCAAGGGTCTCAATGCGGTAGGTATCGAGCCAGATACCAGTACGTTTTACAACTACTCTTGGCGTATTCAAACACAACAAGTACTGGCGGTGGCGAAACTCTTTACTACCACCGAGCTGACCTTAGGGGCCCCGCATCAGTTTTTTCCTTACCTTTCTGTTGGATTAGGGGCTGCTTTTAATAACGCCAATGAATTTAGCGCCACCACCGAAGAAACTGGCAGCATCAATATCACACCCACTTTTAATGATCATACCCAATCCGCTTTTTCTTACACGTTGGGTATTGGGGTCGATACCCCAATTAATCAACAAATGCGCTTTGGTGTGGGATATCGTTTCTCAGATTTCGGTAAGGCCTCTCTTGATGAAGGACAAGTGGTGTTCCAACAATATAAAGCCCCGGTACCTTTTGCATTAAGTACCGCACACACTTATGCCAATCAATTCATGGTACAGCTGTCTTACGTGGCTTAA
- a CDS encoding sialidase family protein produces MHKNYHLKHLSLALALCSALPASHVYAAANFSITPMNGPVFPSSIYSGETVYAYYTITNKTSSTRAGYMIQGLPASVTQVTNSANPAYCQNQISLTAGSSCTLLLSISKPVKSSFALCKGNSCTTADTPLNVKQATFLPPEVVGGQYSDGAVFYPLLANSQNDGSTWTYVIEKSKNLPAGFTNLGAFFATSCSGLNCVAGGNYVDGSIYYPLLAYSQNGGGTWTYSVDKSTTLPAGFSGFANVKSISCSGLNCTAGGQYSDGSIVYPLLASSLDGGTTWNYVIDKSKNLPSGFFNLSNLGTVSCSGLNCVTGGFYTDSLNTQYPILAHSQNGGTSWTYVIDKSKSLPLGYAGSGIFSGVSCSGLYCVAGGQYADNTIRYPLLAYSQNGGATWTYAIDQSKTLPSGFANLGTFYSVGCSGLNCVAGGQYSDGLTQYPLLAYSQNGGATWTYTIEKGKNLPAGFANGGLFFNVSCSGLNCVAGGQYSDGSIFYPLLASSLDGGTTWTYTIEKAKNLPSGFTNEGSFLGVNCSGSRCIASGFYFDNSTQYPLVANSQNGGATWTYTIEASKPLPLDFRTGGFINSGVVSSLLPESVALTYQVPESYHPMEIPNWG; encoded by the coding sequence ATGCACAAAAATTACCATCTTAAGCACTTATCGTTGGCGTTAGCCCTATGCAGTGCCCTGCCTGCTTCACACGTTTATGCCGCAGCTAATTTTAGCATCACGCCCATGAACGGTCCTGTATTCCCAAGCTCTATTTATTCTGGCGAGACGGTTTATGCTTATTACACCATTACCAATAAGACCTCATCCACGCGTGCAGGTTATATGATACAAGGACTGCCTGCTTCTGTAACTCAAGTCACCAATTCAGCGAACCCAGCCTATTGCCAAAATCAAATTAGCTTAACAGCCGGCAGTAGTTGTACGCTGCTACTGAGCATTTCCAAACCGGTAAAGTCTTCTTTCGCTTTGTGTAAAGGAAATAGCTGTACCACTGCGGATACCCCCTTGAATGTCAAGCAAGCCACTTTTTTACCCCCTGAAGTGGTCGGCGGGCAATATTCCGATGGTGCCGTCTTTTACCCCCTGTTAGCCAACAGCCAAAATGACGGCTCCACTTGGACTTACGTGATTGAGAAGAGCAAGAACTTGCCTGCAGGGTTTACTAATTTAGGTGCATTTTTCGCTACGAGCTGCTCAGGATTAAATTGTGTCGCGGGGGGGAATTATGTCGACGGCTCTATCTATTATCCCTTACTAGCCTACAGCCAAAATGGTGGAGGGACTTGGACTTATTCAGTGGATAAGAGCACGACTCTGCCTGCAGGATTTTCTGGATTCGCTAATGTTAAAAGTATAAGCTGTTCTGGGTTAAATTGTACCGCGGGGGGCCAATATTCCGACGGTTCTATCGTTTACCCCTTATTAGCTTCCAGCCTAGATGGCGGTACCACCTGGAATTACGTGATTGACAAGAGCAAAAACTTACCTTCCGGATTTTTTAATTTGAGTAATCTTGGCACGGTAAGTTGCTCAGGATTAAATTGTGTCACCGGAGGGTTTTATACCGACAGCCTTAATACCCAATATCCTATATTAGCTCATAGCCAGAATGGCGGAACCAGCTGGACTTACGTGATTGACAAGAGCAAAAGCTTACCCTTAGGCTATGCTGGTTCCGGTATTTTTTCTGGGGTGAGTTGTTCTGGATTATATTGTGTTGCAGGAGGACAATATGCTGACAACACTATTCGATATCCCTTATTAGCCTACAGCCAAAATGGTGGCGCGACCTGGACCTACGCGATTGATCAAAGCAAAACGTTGCCTTCGGGGTTTGCTAATTTGGGTACTTTTTACAGTGTGGGCTGCTCGGGATTGAATTGTGTCGCGGGAGGCCAATACTCCGACGGCCTTACTCAATATCCGTTATTAGCCTACAGCCAAAATGGCGGCGCGACTTGGACTTACACGATTGAGAAAGGTAAAAATTTACCTGCAGGTTTTGCTAATGGCGGTCTTTTTTTCAATGTGAGCTGCTCGGGGTTAAACTGTGTCGCGGGGGGCCAATATTCCGACGGTTCTATCTTTTACCCCTTATTAGCTTCCAGCCTGGATGGCGGTACCACCTGGACGTACACCATTGAAAAGGCGAAGAACCTACCGTCAGGATTTACTAATGAGGGTAGTTTTCTAGGTGTAAACTGCTCTGGATCACGCTGTATCGCAAGTGGGTTTTATTTCGACAACTCGACTCAATATCCCCTCGTAGCCAATAGTCAAAATGGCGGAGCTACCTGGACTTACACTATCGAGGCGAGTAAGCCCTTACCCCTTGATTTTAGGACTGGGGGCTTCATTAATAGTGGTGTCGTTTCCTCATTACTTCCCGAATCAGTTGCATTGACTTATCAAGTACCCGAAAGTTATCACCCAATGGAAATACCCAATTGGGGTTAA
- the fumC gene encoding class II fumarate hydratase, with amino-acid sequence MPVTRIEKDSMGEIAVEADKLWGAQTQRSLQHFSIGHDLIPREMITAYAILKKAAALANHASARLDAKQKQLIVQVCDEILSGQHHDMFPLHVWMTGSGTQFNMNVNEVIANRCSQIAGTPLGSKTPVHPNDHVNMAQSSNDSFPSAMYIASAVQMKQRLIPALEALSKAMQVKAKDWKDIVKIGRTHMQDATPLTLGQEWSGYVGMLNDNLHHLESALTHVYHLALGGTAVGTGLNSAPDFAEKAAEAIAKLTGLPFISAPNKFTVQGAHDALVQLSGTLRTLAVSLYKIANDIRILSCGPRAGLAELKIPANEPGSSIMPGKVNPTQCEALTMICVQVMANDVAVGFGGAGGYLEMNVYKPLIIYNLMQSITLLSDGMTNFRQFLIEGTEPNLNQIQTFVDRSLMLVTALSPVIGYDKASAIAHYAMDHDLSLKEAALQLKYISEAEFDRIVDPKKMVEPYVSKK; translated from the coding sequence ATGCCAGTAACACGTATTGAAAAAGACAGTATGGGTGAAATTGCTGTAGAAGCAGATAAGTTGTGGGGAGCACAAACCCAACGTTCTCTACAACATTTTAGTATTGGTCATGATTTAATCCCCCGAGAAATGATCACAGCCTATGCCATTTTGAAAAAAGCTGCCGCACTAGCGAATCATGCCAGTGCTCGTTTGGATGCCAAACAAAAACAGTTAATTGTACAGGTCTGCGATGAAATTTTGTCAGGCCAACATCACGATATGTTCCCATTACATGTGTGGATGACTGGGAGTGGCACCCAATTTAATATGAATGTTAATGAAGTGATTGCCAATCGTTGCAGTCAGATTGCAGGCACCCCGCTAGGCAGTAAAACGCCGGTGCATCCGAATGATCATGTGAATATGGCCCAATCGTCCAATGATTCTTTTCCTTCGGCAATGTACATTGCTTCCGCAGTACAAATGAAACAACGCTTAATTCCTGCATTAGAGGCATTATCGAAAGCGATGCAGGTTAAGGCTAAAGACTGGAAAGACATTGTCAAAATTGGACGCACCCATATGCAAGATGCAACCCCCTTGACCCTTGGACAGGAGTGGTCTGGCTATGTAGGCATGCTTAACGATAATCTGCACCATCTCGAGTCTGCCCTAACCCATGTGTATCATTTGGCCTTAGGTGGAACAGCAGTGGGTACGGGATTAAACTCTGCTCCAGATTTCGCAGAAAAAGCGGCAGAAGCCATTGCAAAACTCACGGGGTTACCTTTTATAAGTGCCCCCAATAAGTTCACCGTCCAAGGTGCACATGATGCGCTGGTACAATTATCAGGCACCTTACGTACTCTTGCTGTTTCTTTATATAAAATCGCCAATGACATTCGCATTCTGTCTTGTGGCCCACGTGCTGGACTAGCGGAACTTAAGATCCCTGCCAATGAGCCGGGGTCCTCCATCATGCCCGGCAAAGTCAATCCCACCCAATGTGAGGCACTGACCATGATTTGTGTTCAGGTGATGGCAAATGATGTGGCAGTTGGTTTTGGAGGGGCCGGAGGATATCTGGAAATGAACGTCTACAAGCCACTCATCATTTACAATCTCATGCAATCAATTACCTTACTCTCAGATGGGATGACCAATTTTCGCCAATTCTTAATCGAGGGTACCGAACCCAATTTGAATCAAATTCAAACGTTTGTTGATCGTTCTCTGATGCTGGTCACCGCGTTGTCGCCAGTGATTGGCTATGATAAGGCCTCGGCCATCGCCCATTATGCAATGGACCATGATCTTTCTTTGAAAGAAGCTGCATTGCAATTAAAGTATATTAGCGAGGCAGAATTTGATCGTATTGTTGATCCGAAAAAAATGGTAGAACCCTATGTCTCAAAAAAATGA
- a CDS encoding threonine/serine ThrE exporter family protein yields MSQKNDLSASTESLTLAKQAEIILAFAKVLFVNGQTTTQVIREVKKIAHVLHLNALLGTRWGELWLHVTEPSGARFECVVVTEPASVHMGKVIAARQTLDAFYQGAIPLEHAYEALLGINRQPPSKTWLFTLAAAMGAVALGVIFGLDEWSAACLIFLSAALGAVTRRYLVTITPNLFVQPLVAAGIAGIVGAIAVDYHLSSSLRLVALCPCMVLVPGPHFLNSALDFIHSRLHLGIARLTLAGLICVSISLGVLLGTTLLGASLPVEPITHQIVPLWQDMIAAGIAIIAYSIFFSTPLKLIVWPMIVGVLAHMLRWQALVSFGASIATASFLACFLVGIVLTLVAYKQRMPFAALAFAAVVSMIPGVYLFRMASGMVALTNSQHITFTLLSQTIYDGLNAVVITLAISIGLLGPKVILDKMATKYPKLIPSSPS; encoded by the coding sequence ATGTCTCAAAAAAATGATCTTTCAGCAAGCACGGAATCACTCACTCTTGCAAAACAAGCGGAGATCATTTTGGCTTTCGCCAAGGTGCTTTTTGTTAATGGACAAACAACCACGCAAGTGATTCGTGAAGTAAAAAAAATAGCGCATGTGTTGCATCTGAATGCCTTACTTGGAACACGATGGGGCGAATTATGGTTGCATGTGACGGAACCCAGCGGAGCCCGATTTGAGTGTGTTGTCGTCACAGAACCAGCCAGTGTTCATATGGGGAAGGTTATTGCCGCGCGACAAACCTTAGATGCCTTTTATCAGGGAGCGATCCCCTTAGAACACGCTTATGAAGCGCTTTTAGGAATTAATCGTCAACCGCCCTCTAAAACGTGGTTATTTACGTTAGCTGCAGCCATGGGGGCAGTAGCATTGGGTGTGATTTTTGGCTTAGATGAATGGTCAGCTGCTTGTTTGATCTTCTTAAGTGCTGCTTTAGGTGCAGTAACACGACGTTATTTGGTAACGATCACGCCCAATTTGTTTGTTCAACCGCTAGTAGCCGCCGGCATTGCTGGGATAGTCGGAGCGATTGCGGTCGATTATCATTTAAGCTCTTCATTGCGTCTCGTCGCCTTATGCCCTTGCATGGTATTAGTCCCAGGCCCACACTTTCTCAATAGCGCTTTAGATTTTATTCATAGCCGTTTGCACCTGGGAATCGCGCGTTTGACTTTAGCTGGATTAATTTGTGTGAGCATTTCTCTGGGGGTATTACTGGGAACAACGTTGCTGGGAGCAAGTTTACCTGTTGAGCCTATTACGCACCAGATAGTCCCTCTTTGGCAAGATATGATCGCTGCTGGAATTGCTATCATCGCCTACAGCATCTTTTTCTCTACACCGCTAAAATTAATTGTCTGGCCAATGATAGTTGGCGTACTGGCGCATATGTTGCGCTGGCAGGCTTTAGTTAGTTTTGGTGCCAGTATTGCGACAGCCTCTTTCTTGGCTTGTTTTTTAGTAGGTATCGTGCTGACCTTGGTCGCTTATAAACAGCGGATGCCTTTCGCTGCGTTGGCCTTTGCGGCCGTTGTTTCTATGATCCCAGGGGTCTATTTATTCCGCATGGCCAGTGGGATGGTTGCATTAACGAATAGCCAGCACATTACTTTTACCTTACTCAGTCAAACAATTTATGATGGCTTAAATGCAGTAGTGATTACCCTTGCTATCAGCATAGGACTGCTTGGTCCCAAAGTGATATTGGATAAAATGGCAACAAAATACCCCAAGCTCATACCTTCCTCCCCAAGTTAA
- a CDS encoding nucleoside deaminase: MRRYKHTRKIIGLTYLTALVLVGLSLPGFAAEQPESHKLFLEKTFQLARLARHKGNHPFGALLVYRGQIILTAENLVTSSHDLTAHAEMMLLRAASKKFPKKILAHSILYTSTEPCAMCSGAIYWAGVSRVVYGCSAEALEALAHGGLVIPSNQLLKHGKRIVRVNGPYFEQEAIKVHEGFWGTATAAI, encoded by the coding sequence ATGCGTCGATACAAACACACCAGGAAAATAATTGGGTTGACTTATCTTACAGCTCTGGTATTGGTTGGATTATCATTACCGGGTTTTGCAGCCGAGCAGCCTGAGTCACATAAATTATTTTTGGAAAAAACGTTTCAACTTGCACGATTGGCTCGTCATAAAGGAAATCACCCATTTGGTGCCCTATTAGTGTATCGAGGGCAAATCATTTTGACGGCAGAAAACTTAGTTACATCATCTCATGACCTGACAGCACATGCCGAGATGATGCTATTAAGAGCAGCTTCCAAAAAATTTCCCAAAAAAATTCTCGCGCACTCAATTCTGTACACGAGCACAGAGCCTTGTGCCATGTGTTCTGGAGCCATCTATTGGGCAGGAGTATCTCGCGTGGTTTATGGGTGCTCCGCTGAAGCACTAGAGGCGCTTGCTCATGGCGGATTGGTGATTCCTAGTAATCAGCTATTGAAGCACGGAAAAAGAATAGTGCGGGTAAATGGGCCTTATTTTGAGCAAGAGGCGATTAAAGTACATGAAGGATTTTGGGGCACTGCTACTGCAGCCATCTAG
- a CDS encoding ATP-grasp domain-containing protein — MNRPVVIVDPLSSGIELAPAFKARGIPALAIMHKPVDWDGFGTKIRTTDFIEIIPEQPNLVEVLRKYNPLAIIPGAEEGVPLAEALASALTPQFANDPNKSAHRLHKALMQKALQEAGVPALKTLNTSSEYEAETWIKANGLIQSPLIIKPPASAGSDKVFHIPARGDWKKAFNCVLSEPSKLTGTMNESVVVQEQAIGIEFAVGTVSAHGKHYLAHLIKYNKTLFNHRKTVYDYVEFVPYSEEMYGELFAYTQQALDALGIRWGAAHNEIMLTKDGPRLIETGTRMCGGPVVGFAREATGSSQADKLVEIYTEGDVVTKKMIFKKTVMPVFLKSPAQGRIFNVEALAAISKLPTFFNQHVWFKNGDLVPQTVDYLTSLGIIGLAGERELILLDYEKIRNMESKLVIQEF; from the coding sequence ATGAATAGGCCTGTCGTCATTGTCGATCCCCTCTCATCAGGAATAGAGTTGGCTCCAGCTTTTAAAGCGCGTGGGATACCTGCTCTTGCAATCATGCATAAACCAGTAGATTGGGATGGATTTGGTACAAAAATTCGAACCACCGATTTTATCGAAATCATTCCAGAACAACCTAATTTGGTCGAGGTGCTTAGAAAGTACAACCCACTGGCCATTATTCCTGGTGCTGAGGAGGGAGTTCCCCTTGCGGAGGCTTTGGCTAGCGCGTTAACCCCTCAGTTCGCCAATGATCCCAACAAATCAGCGCACAGATTACACAAGGCTCTCATGCAAAAAGCGTTGCAGGAAGCGGGGGTTCCTGCCCTCAAGACTCTCAATACCTCATCGGAGTATGAAGCGGAAACCTGGATTAAAGCAAACGGATTGATTCAGTCGCCGCTGATAATTAAACCGCCAGCTTCTGCTGGCAGCGATAAGGTTTTTCACATTCCAGCACGAGGTGATTGGAAAAAGGCATTTAACTGCGTTTTATCTGAACCATCTAAACTAACTGGAACAATGAATGAATCCGTTGTTGTGCAGGAGCAGGCTATAGGGATCGAATTTGCAGTAGGTACCGTGAGTGCCCATGGAAAACATTATTTAGCCCATTTAATTAAATACAATAAGACCTTGTTTAATCATCGCAAAACGGTTTACGACTATGTTGAGTTTGTACCTTACAGTGAAGAAATGTATGGTGAATTATTTGCTTATACTCAACAAGCATTAGATGCTCTGGGAATTCGCTGGGGCGCGGCGCATAATGAAATAATGCTCACTAAGGACGGACCTCGTCTCATAGAAACAGGAACCAGAATGTGTGGCGGCCCAGTGGTCGGCTTCGCTCGAGAGGCTACGGGCAGTAGTCAAGCAGATAAATTAGTTGAGATCTATACCGAAGGTGATGTGGTAACCAAAAAAATGATATTCAAAAAAACGGTTATGCCTGTTTTTTTGAAATCTCCCGCTCAAGGGCGAATATTCAATGTCGAAGCCCTTGCTGCCATTTCTAAATTGCCCACATTTTTTAATCAGCATGTTTGGTTTAAAAATGGTGACCTTGTTCCCCAAACAGTAGACTATCTAACCAGTCTTGGAATTATTGGGTTGGCTGGTGAGCGAGAGTTAATTTTATTAGATTATGAAAAAATTCGGAATATGGAGTCGAAATTGGTTATCCAGGAATTTTAG
- a CDS encoding FAD-binding protein, whose amino-acid sequence MSAQVADVVIVGAGPVGLMCAYLGQLCGLHTIIIDKSEGPLEVGQADALNARTLQLLEVVDLFDELYPLGKTCNTSSVWAGGKFISRQSSWWEELEGCLHQHFLMLGQSYVEQLLDRKLQEIAAAVKRATTLVNIELNQTGCLTTLADGARIQSRYVIGADGAHSFVRNHFAIPFEIICPQMVWAVIDGIIATDFPKVPEIIVFQAETSDVAWIPREGKIDRFYVRMDTKDFTLNEAIDKINQAMQPHALYFKEVVWFSQFSVKESVAENFFVQDRIFLAGDACHIHSVNGGQGLNTGLADAFNLMWKLNLVMRFGAPKELLLSYEDERKPVACDVIKTSGELVRSTKYSPNGTHAKDYVTIVQKHAGNITGMGIRYGGLELRGSRLFDFEMFQGLVKTRLYSLLDYRKLTLLIFGSYELALNVPEFVNVIPIYLQPCHNHFWTHNMYYKNLAILVRPDSYIHSCAPLDEMESLLDWVRSIVHE is encoded by the coding sequence ATGAGTGCCCAGGTTGCAGATGTTGTGATTGTGGGGGCTGGTCCGGTAGGGCTTATGTGCGCCTACCTGGGACAACTTTGTGGTCTCCATACGATAATTATTGATAAATCCGAGGGTCCTTTAGAAGTCGGTCAAGCGGATGCACTTAATGCACGCACGTTACAGCTTCTGGAAGTGGTCGATTTATTTGATGAACTCTATCCCTTAGGAAAGACCTGCAACACCAGCTCGGTGTGGGCAGGCGGAAAGTTCATTTCCCGGCAATCGTCATGGTGGGAGGAACTGGAAGGGTGTCTGCATCAACACTTCTTGATGCTGGGGCAGTCTTATGTAGAACAACTGTTAGATAGGAAACTTCAAGAGATTGCTGCCGCAGTAAAACGCGCAACAACCCTCGTCAATATTGAGCTTAATCAGACGGGATGTCTCACCACCCTTGCTGATGGAGCGCGTATTCAGTCACGCTACGTCATTGGTGCAGATGGCGCCCATTCGTTTGTCCGCAATCACTTTGCAATACCTTTTGAGATCATCTGCCCACAAATGGTATGGGCCGTAATTGATGGCATTATCGCCACAGATTTTCCAAAAGTTCCTGAAATCATCGTATTTCAGGCCGAAACCTCTGACGTGGCGTGGATACCAAGGGAGGGGAAAATCGACAGGTTTTACGTCAGAATGGATACGAAAGACTTTACCTTAAATGAAGCCATCGACAAAATTAATCAAGCAATGCAGCCTCATGCCTTATATTTTAAGGAGGTTGTTTGGTTTTCACAATTTTCCGTTAAGGAGTCTGTCGCCGAAAATTTCTTCGTGCAGGATCGTATTTTTCTTGCCGGTGATGCATGTCATATTCATTCAGTAAACGGCGGGCAAGGGCTTAATACTGGTCTTGCAGATGCCTTTAATCTCATGTGGAAGTTGAACCTAGTCATGCGTTTCGGTGCCCCCAAAGAACTGTTACTCAGTTATGAAGACGAGCGCAAACCCGTTGCTTGCGATGTGATCAAGACTTCTGGAGAACTAGTCCGTTCGACTAAGTATTCACCTAATGGGACCCACGCCAAAGACTATGTCACGATTGTACAAAAACATGCTGGAAATATTACGGGCATGGGGATTCGTTATGGGGGGCTGGAACTTCGTGGTTCTCGACTCTTTGATTTTGAAATGTTTCAGGGCCTCGTCAAAACACGACTTTACTCTCTTTTGGACTATAGGAAATTAACCTTACTCATTTTTGGTTCCTATGAATTGGCTCTCAACGTGCCTGAGTTTGTCAACGTCATCCCAATTTATCTGCAACCTTGTCATAACCATTTTTGGACACATAACATGTACTATAAAAACCTTGCAATTTTAGTAAGACCTGATTCCTACATCCATTCTTGCGCGCCGCTCGATGAAATGGAGTCCTTATTGGATTGGGTACGGAGCATCGTTCATGAATAG